From the genome of Scytonema hofmannii PCC 7110, one region includes:
- a CDS encoding ABC transporter substrate-binding protein has protein sequence MSNYTKDRKITEFWYTRCPVPTVSGIALDLGWLDKTFAKDGISFKSLRAEQERSVRESHFDHTLKGLFREGGNIPAIWARATGKDTRAIALTWVDEYQAILTLPDSDITKPADLRGRRLALPLRTQSQIDFSRAMAQRGFLSALSLAGLNENDVHFVDLHARETDLREALPGGIQQSHFYQAELAGLFWGEVDAIYVKGAPGADLSAIHKLRVVFDLGKHSDPLIRVNNGTPRTITVNADLVEQRPDLIVKYLACLLQTSKWAESHSEDVVKTVSIETGGSEEAVRKAYGSELHLRLRPDLSTQWIAALKSQKDFLLKWGFIPADFDIDAWIASEHLAEAQELVSKLEELTLI, from the coding sequence ATGTCAAACTACACAAAAGACCGTAAAATCACTGAATTCTGGTACACTCGCTGTCCAGTTCCTACCGTTTCAGGTATTGCTCTTGATTTAGGTTGGTTAGATAAGACCTTTGCAAAAGATGGTATTAGTTTTAAATCTTTAAGAGCAGAACAAGAGCGATCTGTTCGCGAGTCTCATTTTGACCACACGCTCAAAGGCTTATTCCGCGAAGGAGGGAATATTCCAGCAATTTGGGCGCGTGCTACTGGAAAAGATACTCGTGCGATCGCGTTAACATGGGTTGATGAGTACCAAGCAATTCTGACTCTACCAGATTCAGACATTACCAAACCAGCAGATTTACGCGGACGTAGACTGGCTCTACCGTTGCGAACTCAAAGTCAAATAGATTTTTCTAGGGCAATGGCACAGCGAGGTTTTTTGAGTGCATTGTCACTGGCTGGCTTGAATGAGAATGATGTCCACTTTGTCGATCTTCATGCTCGAGAAACGGACTTACGGGAAGCTTTGCCTGGAGGTATACAACAAAGTCATTTTTACCAAGCAGAATTAGCAGGCTTATTCTGGGGCGAAGTGGATGCAATCTACGTCAAAGGTGCTCCAGGAGCAGACTTGAGTGCAATACATAAGTTACGAGTTGTTTTTGACTTAGGTAAGCATTCCGATCCGCTTATACGGGTTAATAATGGGACTCCAAGAACCATCACTGTAAATGCGGATTTGGTAGAACAACGTCCTGACCTGATAGTAAAGTATTTAGCTTGCCTACTCCAAACTTCAAAATGGGCAGAAAGCCACTCTGAAGATGTAGTTAAAACTGTATCAATTGAGACTGGAGGAAGCGAAGAGGCTGTTCGGAAAGCTTACGGATCGGAACTGCATTTACGTTTGCGCCCGGATTTATCAACTCAGTGGATTGCAGCCCTAAAATCTCAAAAAGATTTTCTTTTAAAATGGGGCTTTATTCCAGCTGACTTTGATATAGACGCTTGGATTGCTTCAGAACATCTGGCTGAAGCTCAAGAACTGGTTTCAAAACTTGAAGAACTTACCTTGATTTAA
- a CDS encoding LLM class flavin-dependent oxidoreductase, translating to MEILWYLTAPDGPFPWNKKGARKIDYAYMQQLARAIDHLGYSGALLATGVHDTWVLGSALIPFTERMRFLVAVHPGLLSPTLFAKMAATFEQFSRGRLLINIVNGTSNTMAANGLHLSHDERYAHCDEYLTVWRQLMVGETVDFEGKYVHVKKAKLGIPPVQSPHPPLWFGGSSDPALEVAAKHIDTYLTWGEAPPQVAERIVKMRSLAAKYNRTLRFGIRLYVIVRETEQEAWDAADWLLKRMDEESVAAIQKMLTSGDSVGQQRMLEFHGGKIPKNVRELEIYPNLWAGLGLVRPGPGTAVVGDPKTVASRLQEYADIGIETFIISGIPLIEEAYRVADLLLPLLPVSQPTNNNQSSSSVHIPTWSGFKDIIGATETKQVQAG from the coding sequence ATGGAAATTCTTTGGTATTTGACTGCGCCAGATGGCCCGTTTCCCTGGAACAAGAAGGGCGCACGTAAGATTGATTACGCATATATGCAGCAGTTAGCGCGGGCTATCGACCATTTAGGTTACTCAGGCGCATTATTGGCAACTGGGGTGCATGATACTTGGGTACTGGGTTCTGCTTTAATTCCCTTCACAGAAAGGATGCGCTTTTTGGTTGCGGTACATCCAGGATTGCTTTCACCGACTCTGTTTGCCAAGATGGCAGCGACTTTTGAACAGTTTTCTCGCGGTCGGTTGTTAATTAACATAGTTAATGGCACGTCCAATACGATGGCAGCCAATGGTCTGCATTTGTCTCATGATGAGCGCTATGCCCACTGCGATGAATACCTTACCGTTTGGCGGCAACTCATGGTTGGCGAGACAGTGGACTTTGAAGGCAAATACGTACACGTTAAGAAAGCAAAACTTGGAATACCCCCAGTACAATCACCCCATCCACCTTTATGGTTTGGCGGTTCTTCCGATCCTGCTTTGGAAGTTGCTGCTAAACATATCGATACATACTTAACTTGGGGAGAGGCTCCACCTCAAGTAGCAGAACGGATAGTGAAAATGCGATCGCTAGCAGCAAAGTATAATCGGACTCTACGGTTTGGGATTCGTCTCTACGTAATTGTGCGAGAAACAGAGCAAGAAGCCTGGGATGCGGCAGACTGGTTGCTCAAGCGAATGGATGAGGAGTCTGTTGCTGCAATCCAAAAGATGTTAACGAGCGGCGACTCAGTAGGACAGCAACGGATGTTAGAGTTTCATGGTGGTAAGATTCCTAAAAACGTTAGAGAACTGGAAATTTATCCTAATCTCTGGGCTGGATTAGGTTTGGTACGTCCTGGTCCTGGTACAGCAGTAGTAGGCGATCCCAAAACAGTAGCTTCTCGGCTTCAGGAATATGCCGATATTGGGATAGAGACATTCATTATCTCTGGAATTCCTTTAATAGAAGAAGCGTATCGGGTAGCCGATTTATTGTTGCCATTACTGCCTGTGTCTCAACCTACGAATAATAACCAGTCTTCCTCCAGCGTTCATATTCCTACCTGGAGTGGTTTCAAAGATATTATCGGAGCTACTGAAACCAAGCAAGTACAAGCCGGATGA
- a CDS encoding aliphatic sulfonate ABC transporter substrate-binding protein, whose translation MKNLFEAELFNYHIKRRALPSALFFLTSTMAVAHNAATAKSINSNSQSSGKSSSVSQLPEPSTDKLKARIAIIRGPGSYFLAKVRNTMNQELQGKGSSVEWLGPFPAFSPAAEALNAGSIDFTGGSTTAAISAMVAGSPFKIFGYQVSGRDGSGVLVQKNSGIKKVKDLVGKKVIVNRGGTGEYLLAKALEKEKIPLEQVQRVYLGPADAAPVFASGKADAWAVWGTFFATAVVQYEARVLATAGDIGSENDVIYIVHNDFLKKYPKVVKAVYDVVRRESQWSLTNAKEAMRIYGKEFKLAQAVQQYMSERMEGLPKPVGVAEIEKMNRVSDWFYTKGIIPKKPVIQNFVVDVTKI comes from the coding sequence ATGAAAAATCTCTTTGAGGCGGAGTTGTTCAACTACCACATTAAGCGTCGTGCTTTACCTAGTGCATTATTTTTCCTGACCTCTACAATGGCGGTTGCCCATAACGCTGCTACTGCCAAATCAATTAATTCAAATTCCCAGTCATCTGGAAAATCTAGCTCAGTTTCTCAGTTACCCGAGCCAAGTACGGACAAGCTTAAGGCACGAATTGCCATTATCAGAGGTCCTGGTTCTTACTTCTTAGCTAAGGTCAGAAATACAATGAACCAAGAGTTACAGGGGAAAGGATCTTCTGTGGAATGGTTAGGCCCTTTTCCAGCTTTTTCACCAGCTGCCGAAGCCTTAAATGCAGGCAGTATTGACTTCACCGGTGGTAGTACCACGGCTGCTATCTCAGCTATGGTAGCTGGTTCTCCATTCAAAATTTTTGGTTATCAAGTGAGTGGTAGAGATGGTTCAGGTGTTCTGGTGCAAAAGAACTCTGGCATTAAGAAGGTGAAAGACTTGGTTGGTAAAAAAGTTATTGTGAACCGAGGCGGTACTGGAGAGTATTTGTTAGCAAAGGCACTGGAAAAGGAGAAAATCCCGCTAGAACAGGTACAACGAGTTTATCTAGGTCCAGCCGATGCCGCACCTGTGTTTGCATCGGGTAAAGCAGATGCTTGGGCAGTTTGGGGTACTTTCTTTGCTACTGCTGTGGTGCAGTATGAGGCAAGAGTTCTGGCTACGGCTGGAGATATTGGTTCTGAAAACGATGTCATCTATATCGTTCACAATGACTTTTTGAAGAAGTATCCCAAGGTAGTAAAAGCCGTTTATGATGTGGTGCGGCGTGAAAGCCAGTGGTCATTGACAAATGCAAAAGAAGCAATGCGGATCTATGGTAAGGAGTTTAAGTTAGCTCAAGCCGTGCAGCAGTATATGAGTGAGAGGATGGAAGGTTTACCAAAACCTGTCGGTGTGGCGGAAATAGAAAAGATGAATCGCGTGAGTGACTGGTTTTACACAAAGGGTATTATTCCCAAAAAACCGGTCATACAAAACTTTGTGGTTGATGTCACTAAGATTTAA
- a CDS encoding aliphatic sulfonate ABC transporter substrate-binding protein: MSNSIRIGVHSHNLSVFTLSRKPELLEDLLQPTGISVEWIAEKGGKQTVKLLKAGEIDIGATGTTPPILAQAEGVPVVYLATSQPRPVHGAIVVPEDSTIHEIADLKGKTVALSEGSYQQHLLAIALDKAGLTYQDVKTVDYRTIDIVQAFLKSEVDVWVAADLTLAEVQKNHKFRVLLYSSDLFSNRSIYFTRRPFTEKYPEALAAFIRALERVDRWIATHFSDAAKLLATEIGGFDASSWELSLRKRPWGLVPPSQEFIAEQQYAADVFERFSLIPNKINVSEALLSDPLSVFETNFALSGK, from the coding sequence ATGTCTAATTCCATTCGCATTGGAGTTCATTCCCACAATCTGTCCGTTTTTACCCTGAGCAGAAAACCAGAGTTACTAGAAGACTTGCTTCAGCCTACTGGTATTTCAGTAGAGTGGATAGCAGAAAAGGGTGGAAAGCAGACAGTGAAGTTACTCAAGGCAGGTGAAATTGACATTGGTGCAACGGGTACGACTCCACCAATTTTGGCACAGGCAGAAGGAGTGCCAGTCGTTTACTTAGCAACCTCGCAACCGCGTCCGGTACATGGCGCGATTGTTGTCCCGGAAGATTCTACTATTCATGAGATTGCTGACTTAAAAGGCAAGACTGTTGCTCTCAGTGAAGGTTCTTACCAGCAACATTTGCTTGCGATCGCTTTAGATAAAGCAGGACTGACTTATCAAGATGTTAAGACTGTTGATTACCGCACAATAGATATTGTACAAGCTTTTCTTAAGAGTGAAGTAGATGTTTGGGTAGCAGCAGATTTAACCCTGGCAGAAGTTCAGAAAAATCATAAATTTCGCGTACTACTCTACAGTTCAGATCTATTTAGTAATCGCTCTATCTACTTCACTCGTCGCCCTTTTACCGAAAAGTATCCTGAAGCTTTGGCAGCTTTTATTAGAGCACTGGAACGAGTGGATCGTTGGATTGCAACTCACTTCTCTGATGCAGCCAAATTGCTAGCAACTGAAATAGGCGGCTTTGATGCTTCAAGTTGGGAACTCTCTTTGAGAAAAAGACCTTGGGGACTTGTTCCGCCATCCCAAGAATTTATTGCCGAACAACAATATGCAGCCGATGTCTTTGAGCGCTTCAGTCTAATTCCCAACAAAATCAATGTCTCTGAAGCATTACTAAGCGACCCGCTAAGCGTGTTTGAAACAAACTTTGCTTTGTCTGGAAAATAG
- a CDS encoding class I SAM-dependent methyltransferase encodes MAKTLNLTNNLYEYLLSVSLREPEILFQLREETTRHPRANMQVAPEQGQFLAFLVQLIGAKKILELGVFTGYSSLSIALALPPDGKIVACDISEEFTSVASRYWQQAGVADKIDLRIAPATDTLETLLAQGQAETFDFAFIDADKENYYRYYELALQLIRPGGLIAIDNVLWSGRVTQLDIQDSTTTAIRDFNSKLSQDNRIDLSLIAIADGLTLARKRQKNID; translated from the coding sequence ATGGCTAAGACTCTAAATCTCACAAATAACCTTTACGAGTATCTTCTTTCCGTCTCTCTACGCGAACCGGAAATTCTTTTTCAATTACGGGAAGAAACAACTCGACATCCTAGAGCAAATATGCAAGTTGCACCAGAGCAAGGACAATTTCTGGCATTTCTGGTACAACTTATTGGTGCGAAGAAAATTTTGGAACTAGGAGTCTTCACAGGTTATAGTTCTCTGAGCATCGCTTTGGCATTACCACCAGATGGTAAGATAGTAGCCTGTGACATTAGCGAAGAATTTACATCTGTTGCTAGTCGTTACTGGCAACAGGCAGGAGTTGCAGATAAGATTGACTTGAGAATTGCTCCAGCAACAGATACCTTAGAGACACTTTTGGCACAAGGTCAGGCAGAAACTTTTGACTTTGCTTTTATTGATGCTGACAAGGAAAATTATTACCGCTATTATGAACTTGCACTACAGTTAATTCGACCAGGTGGGTTAATTGCTATTGACAATGTGCTTTGGTCTGGGCGCGTTACTCAGTTAGATATACAAGACTCAACTACCACGGCTATCAGAGACTTCAATAGCAAACTTTCTCAGGACAATCGCATAGACTTGAGCTTAATCGCGATCGCTGATGGACTTACCCTAGCACGTAAGCGACAAAAGAATATTGATTAA